From a single Fusobacterium pseudoperiodonticum genomic region:
- a CDS encoding phage scaffolding protein, giving the protein MELKDGKIIISDEEKKILSSNEGKQWLTDNKFMIETVKEIEKPLTAEAVTEFISKNQSLSDKLYNDNATKFLKTKLGDKVTSDDLGKEIVLKSEFDNFKNETIKTAVNFGLSAISPKYANMLVNAVDYSKLDVKDGEIVGFKEQIEAFKNTYPDLFNDKTVTSTPAPLPPNNGHSKVTYDDFLKMSEAEKAKLTDDELKQILRD; this is encoded by the coding sequence ATGGAATTAAAAGATGGGAAAATTATTATAAGTGATGAAGAAAAGAAAATATTAAGTAGTAATGAAGGGAAGCAATGGCTAACTGATAATAAGTTTATGATAGAAACAGTTAAAGAGATAGAAAAGCCTTTAACTGCTGAAGCTGTAACAGAGTTTATAAGCAAAAATCAAAGCTTATCGGATAAATTATATAACGATAATGCAACTAAGTTTTTAAAGACTAAGCTAGGAGATAAGGTAACATCTGATGACTTAGGTAAAGAAATAGTTTTAAAAAGTGAATTCGATAACTTTAAGAATGAAACCATTAAAACTGCTGTAAATTTTGGACTTAGTGCAATATCGCCAAAATATGCAAATATGCTAGTCAATGCTGTTGATTATTCAAAACTAGATGTTAAAGATGGAGAAATAGTAGGTTTTAAAGAGCAAATAGAAGCTTTTAAAAATACTTACCCTGATTTATTTAATGATAAAACTGTAACATCTACACCTGCACCATTACCGCCAAATAATGGACATTCAAAAGTTACTTATGATGATTTTTTAAAGATGTCAGAGGCAGAAAAGGCAAAATTAACAGATGATGAATTAAAACAAATTTTAAGAGATTAG